The Pseudofrankia inefficax genome window below encodes:
- a CDS encoding site-specific DNA-methyltransferase: MAVTLPAPSAGWTEDALRLNAVCPYYTMFPLDFPLQHLAARPGISRVLDPFCGRGTTLYAARLAGVPAVGIDISPVAAAIAQAKLIEITPRAVVRLARQILDGGQHGDAPEGEFWRWCYERETLVELVALRGALMKAETPTAAMLRAVLLGILHGPRNKRLPSYLSNQMPRTYAAKPSYAVTFWKKRGLEPARVPALEVIERRAGYLLAATPPPSGGKVYLGDCAETLSGLRQRFDLVVTSPPYYGMRTYMADQWLRSWFLGGPPDVSYGTQGQIARQPNQDAFVQALAAVWAAAARRCRQGARLAVRFGALPSASVDPEKMLVRSVRAAKAGWIVREVRPAGTPPKRVRQAAQFGRAGAAVDEVDVVAELIGLPR; the protein is encoded by the coding sequence GTGGCGGTGACCCTACCGGCCCCTTCCGCCGGCTGGACCGAGGACGCACTGCGGCTGAACGCCGTCTGCCCGTACTACACAATGTTTCCACTGGATTTTCCGCTCCAGCACCTTGCCGCTCGTCCCGGCATCAGTCGCGTGCTCGACCCATTCTGTGGGCGGGGAACGACGCTGTATGCGGCCCGCCTTGCCGGTGTGCCCGCCGTCGGCATCGATATCAGTCCAGTCGCGGCTGCTATCGCCCAGGCCAAGCTCATCGAGATCACACCCCGTGCGGTGGTCCGTCTTGCTCGGCAGATTCTTGATGGTGGACAACACGGTGACGCACCTGAAGGTGAGTTCTGGCGTTGGTGCTACGAGCGGGAGACGCTGGTTGAGCTGGTCGCATTGCGCGGTGCGCTTATGAAAGCTGAGACACCGACGGCCGCGATGCTGCGGGCGGTGCTGCTCGGTATTCTTCACGGCCCGCGAAACAAGAGACTGCCTTCCTACCTGTCGAATCAGATGCCACGCACGTACGCGGCCAAGCCGTCCTACGCGGTGACCTTTTGGAAGAAGCGTGGTCTGGAACCCGCGCGAGTCCCGGCTCTCGAGGTCATCGAACGGCGGGCCGGATACCTGCTGGCCGCGACGCCGCCTCCGTCTGGTGGGAAGGTTTATCTCGGCGACTGCGCCGAGACGCTGAGTGGGCTGCGCCAGCGCTTTGACCTAGTAGTCACATCCCCTCCCTACTACGGCATGCGTACGTACATGGCGGACCAGTGGCTGCGCTCCTGGTTCCTTGGCGGGCCGCCGGACGTTTCCTACGGCACCCAGGGGCAGATTGCCCGTCAGCCGAACCAGGACGCGTTCGTCCAGGCGCTCGCCGCCGTATGGGCGGCCGCGGCGCGGCGCTGCCGCCAGGGCGCCCGGCTCGCGGTTCGCTTCGGCGCTCTGCCCTCGGCCAGCGTCGACCCGGAGAAAATGCTGGTGCGATCGGTGAGAGCGGCGAAGGCAGGCTGGATCGTCAGGGAGGTCCGACCCGCCGGCACGCCGCCGAAGCGCGTTAGGCAGGCGGCGCAGTTCGGCCGGGCGGGCGCCGCCGTCGACGAGGTCGATGTGGTGGCCGAACTGATCGGGCTGCCTCGGTAG
- a CDS encoding ATP-binding protein, with protein sequence MTLFDPAKVIGTFRGFAESGLEFHADLVLPHHDDFQTTAMHGQFVLVQLEHEREAILGRITTIASQGRLVSPIGEDYATRAVRDRRPIPDELRERYLKYKVDIRILGVLREEGDKHIFVPSHRRLPQVGAQVAFLSDDLLAEVVNANDVSDGSVPIGYLAFGEFVYAGNDPRAGDDRAWMRIQHPVITPTFQIEKLIARRSFVFARAGFGKSNLVKLLFSALYKGMPTVPRTSGRAPVGTVIFDPDGEYFWPDFKGRPALCDVPHLRDKIVVFTNRKGPSPFYDSFVVNGVKLNIKELPPARVLGIALPPERQDNQNVIKLKALDRPRWGQLVDLIHRYKLAVDPAEVNRILDVGTRALGEAEIGAAISNMTRVVGALHDPGSQLLSTLKDCLAQGKLCVVDISQMRGAQGLQLAGVILGDIFEHNQNQFTEAEPHTVPTIAVIEEAQSVLGGASQREDGPFVSWVKEGRKYDLGALLITQQPGSLPHELLSQGDNFFVFHLLSQGDLSSLKKANAHFSDDLLATLLNEPLVGNGIYWSSAPGSDQRSRTYPIPVRVLSFEGAYERADPDYNIPAPDHFASRARAAVEARRGEAQAAVARLPARRGGETAVPGDTATPGDDSDIAIAHLAEDSNFQRRINSPTGIKWGHMAHILKEKAPDHVRRAGPAAQFQWGRELVKVALERLYGNRWSSDNRLDENGRPTVFVRLSNHVPTTDGAGEREAPPVPPWADDEPPF encoded by the coding sequence ATGACCCTGTTCGACCCCGCCAAGGTCATCGGTACGTTCCGCGGCTTCGCCGAGAGCGGTTTGGAGTTCCACGCCGACCTCGTCCTGCCGCACCACGACGACTTCCAGACGACGGCCATGCACGGCCAGTTCGTCCTCGTCCAGCTCGAGCACGAGCGCGAGGCAATCCTCGGACGAATCACCACCATCGCCTCCCAGGGGCGACTGGTCTCCCCGATTGGCGAGGACTACGCCACGCGCGCGGTACGTGACCGGCGGCCCATCCCGGACGAGCTGCGCGAGCGCTACCTGAAGTACAAGGTCGATATCCGCATCCTCGGCGTACTGCGTGAGGAGGGTGACAAGCACATCTTTGTACCCAGCCATCGCCGTCTGCCCCAGGTAGGCGCCCAGGTCGCGTTCCTGTCTGACGACCTTCTCGCCGAGGTCGTGAACGCGAATGACGTCTCCGACGGCTCCGTGCCCATCGGCTATCTCGCCTTCGGCGAGTTCGTCTACGCGGGAAACGACCCGAGGGCCGGCGACGATCGGGCCTGGATGCGCATCCAACACCCAGTAATCACGCCGACCTTCCAGATCGAGAAGCTCATCGCGCGGCGCAGCTTCGTCTTCGCGCGTGCCGGCTTCGGCAAGTCCAACCTCGTCAAGCTGCTGTTCTCGGCCCTCTACAAAGGGATGCCCACCGTCCCGCGAACCAGCGGAAGGGCACCGGTCGGCACGGTGATCTTCGATCCGGATGGCGAGTACTTCTGGCCCGACTTCAAGGGCCGGCCCGCGCTGTGCGACGTGCCGCACCTGCGCGACAAGATCGTCGTCTTCACGAACCGCAAAGGCCCCAGCCCGTTCTATGACTCCTTCGTCGTGAACGGGGTCAAACTGAATATCAAGGAGCTGCCCCCGGCGCGGGTCCTGGGTATCGCGCTCCCCCCGGAGCGGCAGGACAACCAGAATGTGATCAAGCTCAAGGCGCTGGATCGGCCCAGGTGGGGCCAGCTCGTCGACCTGATCCACCGCTACAAGCTCGCGGTGGACCCTGCTGAAGTCAACAGGATCCTCGACGTCGGAACCAGGGCGCTCGGAGAGGCGGAGATCGGAGCCGCGATCAGCAACATGACGCGTGTCGTAGGCGCCCTGCACGACCCCGGAAGCCAACTGCTGAGCACCCTGAAGGACTGTCTGGCCCAGGGAAAGCTGTGCGTGGTCGACATCTCGCAGATGCGCGGCGCCCAGGGACTACAGCTCGCGGGCGTGATCCTCGGCGACATTTTCGAGCACAACCAGAACCAGTTCACCGAGGCCGAGCCGCACACAGTTCCGACCATCGCGGTCATCGAGGAGGCCCAGTCGGTCCTCGGCGGTGCCAGCCAGCGCGAGGATGGCCCCTTCGTCTCCTGGGTCAAGGAGGGCCGCAAGTACGACCTCGGCGCCCTGCTCATCACGCAGCAGCCCGGCAGCCTCCCCCACGAGCTTCTCAGCCAGGGCGACAACTTCTTCGTGTTCCACCTGCTCTCCCAGGGCGATCTGAGCTCTCTGAAGAAGGCCAACGCGCACTTCTCGGACGACCTGCTGGCCACACTGCTCAACGAGCCCCTCGTCGGGAACGGGATCTACTGGTCCAGCGCACCGGGCAGCGACCAGCGATCCCGCACGTACCCGATCCCCGTACGTGTCTTGAGCTTCGAGGGAGCCTACGAAAGGGCTGATCCCGACTACAACATCCCGGCCCCCGATCACTTCGCCTCCCGGGCACGCGCGGCGGTCGAGGCACGCCGCGGCGAGGCTCAGGCAGCGGTCGCCCGTCTGCCCGCCCGCCGCGGCGGCGAGACCGCTGTCCCGGGCGACACGGCAACCCCCGGCGACGACAGCGACATCGCGATCGCGCACCTCGCCGAAGACAGCAACTTCCAGCGGCGAATCAACAGCCCGACAGGAATCAAGTGGGGTCATATGGCCCACATCCTCAAAGAGAAGGCGCCCGATCACGTGAGGCGCGCGGGCCCGGCTGCCCAGTTCCAATGGGGAAGGGAGCTGGTCAAGGTGGCGCTGGAACGGCTGTACGGGAACAGGTGGTCCAGCGACAACCGCCTGGACGAGAACGGCAGGCCGACCGTGTTCGTAAGGCTCAGCAATCACGTGCCGACGACGGACGGGGCCGGCGAGCGCGAGGCGCCGCCGGTGCCCCCGTGGGCCGACGACGAGCCCCCTTTCTAG